From the Rhodoferax mekongensis genome, one window contains:
- the bktB gene encoding beta-ketothiolase BktB, which produces MSREVVVVSAVRTAIGTFGGSLKDIPPTDLAAQVVRESLARAHVEGKDVGHVVFGHVVNTEPKDMYLSRVAAINGGCAQETPAYNVNRLCGSGLQAIVNASQSILLGDADVAIGGGAENMSRAPFASLNMRWGARMGDTKMVDMMIGALHDPFHTIHMGVTAENIAAKWGISREEQDALAVESHQRAQKATAAGYFTSQITPVLLKSKKGEVAYVTDEHFRPDCKLEDMTKLKPVFIKENGTVTAGNASGINDAAAAVVLMEKSVAQARGLKPLARLVAYAHAGVDPKYMGIGPVPATKLALQKAGLTVNDLDVIEANEAFAAQACAVTKDLGLDPAKVNPNGSGISLGHPIGATGALITVKALYELERINGRYALVTMCIGGGQGIAAIFERDR; this is translated from the coding sequence ATGTCCCGTGAAGTCGTCGTCGTCAGCGCTGTGCGCACCGCCATTGGTACCTTTGGCGGCAGCCTCAAAGACATTCCCCCCACCGATCTGGCCGCCCAGGTGGTGCGCGAATCACTGGCCCGCGCCCATGTCGAAGGCAAGGACGTGGGTCACGTGGTGTTCGGGCATGTGGTGAACACCGAACCCAAGGACATGTACCTCAGCCGTGTCGCTGCCATCAACGGTGGCTGCGCCCAGGAGACACCGGCCTACAACGTGAACCGCCTGTGTGGCTCGGGCCTGCAGGCCATCGTCAACGCCAGCCAAAGCATTTTGTTGGGCGATGCCGATGTGGCCATTGGGGGTGGCGCTGAAAACATGAGCCGCGCGCCCTTTGCCAGCCTCAACATGCGCTGGGGTGCCCGCATGGGTGACACCAAGATGGTGGACATGATGATCGGCGCGTTGCACGACCCCTTCCACACCATCCACATGGGCGTGACCGCAGAGAACATTGCCGCCAAGTGGGGTATCAGCCGCGAAGAACAGGACGCTCTGGCGGTGGAGAGCCACCAGCGTGCCCAAAAGGCCACTGCGGCTGGCTACTTCACCAGCCAGATTACGCCCGTTTTGCTGAAAAGCAAAAAAGGCGAAGTGGCCTACGTGACCGACGAGCACTTCCGCCCCGACTGCAAGCTCGAAGACATGACCAAGCTGAAACCCGTTTTCATCAAGGAAAACGGCACCGTGACCGCGGGCAACGCCTCCGGCATCAATGACGCCGCCGCTGCCGTGGTGCTCATGGAAAAGAGCGTGGCCCAAGCCCGTGGCTTGAAGCCACTGGCTCGCCTCGTGGCCTACGCCCACGCTGGCGTGGACCCCAAATACATGGGCATCGGCCCCGTGCCCGCCACCAAACTGGCCTTGCAAAAAGCCGGTTTGACGGTGAACGACCTGGATGTAATTGAAGCCAACGAAGCTTTTGCAGCCCAGGCCTGCGCGGTCACCAAAGACCTGGGTCTGGACCCGGCCAAGGTCAACCCCAATGGCTCCGGCATCTCGTTGGGCCACCCGATTGGGGCAACCGGCGCATTAATTACCGTGAAAGCTTTGTATGAGCTGGAGCGCATCAACGGCCGCTATGCGCTGGTGACCATGTGCATTGGCGGCGGCCAGGGTATTGCCGCGATTTTCGAGCGCGACCGCTAA
- a CDS encoding GGDEF domain-containing protein, which produces MNALVQSLAALGGLRDRDALDTELVRLVLTNSGVNLQAANLIRVVGEGDDRRCLSLSALEQGQEKPSRDLLWSDWSLLPKVSDFPVRQRALEIGRAAANPQDLGHVVLPVGQAQSLQIMLEVSSPKPLQAADIDLLQSILLAYQNLLGLLDYGERDSLTELLNRKTFDGAFFKATADQSNTLPANMPERRHESPDAGVWLAVLDIDHFKRVNDNFGHLIGDEVLLLVARLMRSNFRFHDQLYRFGGEEFVILMRCESAVHAESALERFRERVQAYVFPQVGTITVSMGVSVLSPNDTPSSAFGRADKAVYYAKEHGRNQVCNYQTLVAEGKLVEQVVDEMDVDLF; this is translated from the coding sequence ATGAATGCTTTGGTGCAGAGTCTTGCCGCCCTAGGGGGATTGCGAGACCGTGATGCGTTGGATACCGAGCTGGTGCGCTTGGTGCTCACCAATTCCGGCGTCAACCTTCAGGCTGCCAACCTTATTCGCGTGGTCGGTGAAGGTGACGACCGGCGTTGCCTCTCGCTCTCCGCGCTGGAGCAGGGTCAGGAAAAACCTTCCCGTGATTTATTGTGGTCAGACTGGAGTTTGTTGCCCAAGGTGTCCGACTTCCCTGTCCGACAAAGGGCCCTGGAGATTGGCCGTGCAGCTGCCAACCCCCAAGACTTAGGGCATGTGGTGTTGCCGGTGGGGCAGGCACAGAGTCTGCAAATCATGTTGGAGGTCTCGTCTCCCAAGCCGCTGCAGGCTGCAGATATCGACTTGCTTCAAAGCATCCTCTTGGCTTATCAAAATCTCTTGGGCTTGCTGGACTATGGCGAGCGGGATTCCCTGACGGAGCTGCTGAACCGCAAAACGTTTGACGGTGCTTTTTTCAAGGCCACGGCGGACCAGTCCAACACCTTGCCCGCCAACATGCCTGAGCGCCGGCATGAAAGCCCGGATGCCGGGGTGTGGTTGGCGGTGCTCGATATTGACCACTTCAAGCGCGTGAACGATAACTTCGGCCACCTGATTGGCGATGAGGTTTTGCTTTTGGTAGCGCGCCTGATGCGCAGCAACTTCCGTTTTCACGACCAGTTGTACCGTTTTGGCGGGGAAGAGTTCGTCATTCTTATGCGGTGCGAAAGCGCAGTGCATGCGGAAAGCGCCCTGGAGCGCTTCCGGGAACGGGTGCAGGCCTATGTGTTTCCGCAAGTCGGCACCATCACCGTGAGCATGGGTGTGTCAGTTCTCTCGCCCAACGACACACCCAGCAGCGCCTTCGGGCGCGCCGACAAGGCGGTTTATTACGCCAAGGAGCACGGCCGCAACCAGGTCTGCAACTACCAGACCCTGGTAGCCGAGGGCAAGCTGGTCGAACAGGTCGTGGACGAAATGGATGTGGACCTGTTTTGA
- a CDS encoding NAD(P)H-dependent flavin oxidoreductase, giving the protein MTDTKLDMHLLPQESNDWLRKSGLSALQIAGRRVLPIVQGGMGIGISGNRLAGSVAAAGGVGTLSSVDLRRHHPDLMDRTRELAPGEEAKAGINAANLEAIDREIKAARARTSGKGLLAINVMRAVSEYAANVTRALEAGIDAVVVGAGLPLDLPDLAKDHPQAALIPILSDARGVQLLVKKWERKKRLPDAIVIEHPRLAGGHLGAAKIADLQDTRFDFENVIPQVRQFFKDAGYEQHIPLIAAGGIRTHEDIARLQALGADAVQLGTAFAVTEESDAHAEFKRVLAEAREEDMVEFTSVAGLPARAVGTPWLRAYMKIEPKLQAVAHAKSRCTKSFDCLGQCGLRDGLPGWGQFCIDNQLAAALRGDVKKGLFFRGAGRLPFGDQIKTVRELMQRLLTPDLAVAS; this is encoded by the coding sequence ATGACTGATACCAAGCTCGATATGCATCTTTTGCCGCAAGAATCCAACGATTGGTTGCGCAAAAGCGGCCTGAGTGCATTGCAAATTGCCGGACGACGAGTGCTGCCTATCGTGCAGGGGGGTATGGGCATAGGCATTTCGGGGAATCGCCTGGCGGGCAGCGTGGCGGCGGCCGGCGGCGTAGGAACGCTCTCCAGCGTGGACTTGCGGCGCCACCACCCTGACTTGATGGACCGAACCCGCGAGCTGGCGCCCGGCGAAGAAGCCAAGGCCGGTATCAATGCCGCCAACCTGGAAGCCATTGACCGCGAAATCAAAGCCGCCCGCGCCCGCACCAGTGGAAAAGGCCTGCTGGCCATCAACGTGATGCGGGCGGTCAGCGAGTACGCCGCCAACGTGACCCGCGCCCTGGAAGCCGGTATCGATGCCGTGGTGGTGGGTGCCGGCTTGCCGCTGGATTTACCGGACCTGGCCAAAGACCACCCCCAAGCAGCGCTGATCCCCATTCTCTCGGACGCACGCGGCGTGCAACTGCTGGTCAAAAAGTGGGAGCGCAAAAAGCGACTGCCGGATGCCATCGTCATCGAGCACCCGCGCCTGGCCGGTGGCCACTTGGGCGCTGCCAAGATCGCCGACCTGCAGGACACCCGGTTTGACTTTGAGAACGTGATTCCCCAAGTGCGGCAGTTTTTCAAGGATGCGGGCTACGAACAGCACATTCCGCTGATTGCCGCCGGCGGCATCCGCACCCATGAAGACATCGCCCGCCTGCAGGCCTTGGGGGCGGACGCAGTACAACTGGGTACCGCATTTGCCGTGACCGAGGAAAGCGACGCCCACGCGGAATTCAAGCGCGTGCTGGCCGAAGCACGCGAGGAAGACATGGTTGAGTTCACCAGCGTGGCCGGCCTGCCCGCCCGCGCGGTGGGCACGCCTTGGTTGCGCGCATACATGAAGATAGAGCCCAAGCTTCAGGCCGTGGCCCACGCCAAGAGCCGCTGCACCAAAAGCTTTGATTGCCTGGGCCAGTGCGGCCTGCGCGATGGTTTGCCGGGCTGGGGCCAGTTCTGCATCGACAACCAGCTGGCCGCTGCGCTGCGTGGCGATGTGAAAAAAGGCCTGTTCTTCCGGGGTGCCGGCCGCTTGCCTTTTGGCGACCAGATTAAGACAGTGCGGGAACTGATGCAGCGCTTGCTGACACCGGACCTCGCGGTGGCAAGCTAA